From the Luteitalea sp. genome, the window CCTGAGGCCATGCGCGTGCTGACGTCCCCTGCCGAAACCGGCGCGGTGACGCTCTGCCTGCCGCAGGACGTGCAGACCGAGGCGTTCGATTTCCCCGAGGCGCTGTTTCGCAAGCGCGTCTGGACGATCCCACGTCTCCGGCCGGACGCGACGCTGCTCGCCGAGGCCGTCGCGCTGCTGCGGCAGGCGACGAGGCCGGTGATCGTCGCCGGCGGCGGCGTGCACTACAGCGGCGCCATCGACAGCCTCCGCGCGTTTGTCGACGCCACCGGGATCGCCGTCGTCGAGACGCACGCGGGCAAGGGCGCGCTGCCGTACGACCATCCACAGGCGCTCGGCGCCGTCGGTGTCACCGGCACGCCGGGCGCGAACCGTCTCACGCGCGAAGCCGACGTCGTGCTCGTGGTGGGCTCGCGCCTCAGCGACTTCACGACCGCGTCGAAGAGCGCGTTCCAAAATCCGGCCGTGCGCTTCATCGGCCTCAACGTCACCGAGCTCGATGCAGGCAAGCACCAGGCGCTGCCGCTCGTCGCCGATGCGCAGGTGACGCTCGACGAGCTGCGCCCCGCGCTCGCCGGATGGGAGACCTCCGCCGCGTACCGCGAGCAGGTCACGCGCGACCGTCTCGACTGGGAGCAGGAGATCGATCGGATCGTCGCGGGCCAGCAACAGGCGGACGAGCTTGCCGCCATTCCATCCGATCGGCAGGGCGCGGAGGCTGGGCGTCGTGCCATCAGCCAGGGCGAAGTCATCGGCCTGCTGAACGGGTTCGTCGGGCCGCGTGACGTCATCATCAACGCGGCGGGCAGCCTCCCGGGCGATCTCCACAAGCTCTGGCGCGCGCGCGATCCGAAGCAATATCACCTCGAATACGGCTACTCCTGCATGGGCTACGAGATCGCGGCGGGCCTGGGCGTGAAGCTGGCGGCCCCGGATCGCGACGTCTACGTGCTGGCGGGCGATGGCTCCTACCTGATGATGGCGCAGGAGATCGCGACCGCCGTGCAAGAGGGCATCCGTCTGACGATCCTCGTGCTGGACAACCACGGATTCGCGAGCATCGGGGCGCTCTCCGAATCTGTCGGCGCGCAGGGCTTCGCGACGGAGTATCGCTATCGGACCGAGTGCTCCGACCGGCTCGACGGGCCGCCCGTGCAGGTGGACTTCGCGGCCAACGCGGCCTCGCTCGGCGCCCACGTGTGGCGCGCCGAGTCCCGCGACGCGATCCGTGAGGCGCTGCAGGCGGCCAAGGCGACGGAGGAGGGTGTCACGGCTATCGTCATTCCTGTCGATCGGCACGCGCAAGTCGGCGGACCGCCCGTGTGGTGGGACGTACCCGTCGCCGAGACCTCCACGCTCGCCAGCGTGCAAGAGGCGCGCGCACGCTACGTCGCCGCGCGTGCGCAACGCCGCTTCTATCTCTAGTGCGGTGTCTCCGAAATAGCTTGGCATTCGGCCGCCCTCGGTGCACAAGCTATTTCGGAGACACCACACTAGACAGGCGCGCCGCTACCGGCCGGGCTTCGCGCCGCGACCGGCGCGCAGGTGATAGCCGCACGACTCGCGGATGAGCAGCGACGTCTTCAACACGACGGTCTTGAAGCCGCGCAGCCTCTTCTGGCCCTCGGGCGGGTCGAGCGTGTTGATGAGGAGCTCGGCCGCCGCCTGTCCGATCTCGTACTTCGGAAGGTTGATGGTCGTCAGCCGCGGCGAGAACGCCTCGAGCCACGGGTGATCGTCGCACGTGACGAGGCCGATGTCGTCAGGGCAACGGATCTGGTATTGGCGCAGCGCCGCCATGAAGCCGACGGCGCTCATGTAGTTTGCGACGAACACGGCGTCCGGCTTCCGCTTGAGCAGCGTGATGCCGGCGTCGTAGCCCGCCTCGACACGGAAGTCGCCGGACACGACGAGGTCTGGATCGACGGCGAGGCCGCCCGCCTCGAGCGCCTCCTTGTAGCCGACGAAGCGGCGCCGCGATGTGCTGACCTGCGGGCCGTTCAGCATGGCGATCCTGCGATAGCCGAGACGCACCAGATGCGCCACGGCTTCGTACGCGCCGCCCTCTTCGTCGACTGTCACCACGTCGGAGCGGAGGCCCATGCCGAAGCGCATCAACTGGACGAGCGGCACGCCGAGCGTCTTGATCTGCTCGGCGACGTCGACGGGGATCCGGCCGCGAGCCTTGGTCAGCAGGATCCCATCGACGCGCTTGGCGAGGAACAGCCGGAGGGACTGCGCTTCCTTCTCGGGGTCGTCGTCGCTGTTGGCGAGCAGCAGCTCGTAGCGGCGGCTGCGCGCGCCGTCTTCGACGCCCCGGACGACGGCGGGCCAGAACGGGTTGGCGATGTTGAGGGCGATCATGCCGAGCGTCTGGGTCCGCTGGCGTGCGAGGCTGCGGGCGACGAGGTTGGGCTGGTAGTTGAGCTCGTGGACCGCGCCGGTGACGCGCGCCTTGAGAGCGGGGCTGACGTAGGCCGTGTGGTTGAGGACGGCGGAGACGGTGGCCGTCGAGACGCGGGCGCGCTTGGCGACATCGAAGATCGTGGCCATCGTCAGCCTCCAGGCTAGCGACGCATTCTAGCAAGCACGGGGCGCGCTTGCAAAGCGCTTAGCTCCGGGGCCGCTCTGGCGCCGACGGCGCGTGCGCGCGGCGGTTGACCACGCGCGGCAGGGGAGCGGCAGGGGCGGTTGACAACGAACGGCACGGCGGGCGTATACTAGCGACCCACGCGCCAGGACTGCCCACCACGGGCGCTCGCGGCGTTGTCGTGCCGCGCGCGCTGCTGCCGCCGGCCGCGGCATCCGCGTCC encodes:
- the iolD gene encoding 3D-(3,5/4)-trihydroxycyclohexane-1,2-dione acylhydrolase (decyclizing), which gives rise to MSSTRRLTVAQAIVEFLVQQHTRRDDVEQPLFAGAFAIFGHGNVAGLGAALLERTDRLRCILPRNEQAMVHSAVGFAKMQNRLQAMVCTTSIGPGATNMITGAAVATINRLPVLLLPGDLFATRAPAPVLQQLESAQSQDVSVNDCFKPVSRYWDRINRPEQVIAALPEAMRVLTSPAETGAVTLCLPQDVQTEAFDFPEALFRKRVWTIPRLRPDATLLAEAVALLRQATRPVIVAGGGVHYSGAIDSLRAFVDATGIAVVETHAGKGALPYDHPQALGAVGVTGTPGANRLTREADVVLVVGSRLSDFTTASKSAFQNPAVRFIGLNVTELDAGKHQALPLVADAQVTLDELRPALAGWETSAAYREQVTRDRLDWEQEIDRIVAGQQQADELAAIPSDRQGAEAGRRAISQGEVIGLLNGFVGPRDVIINAAGSLPGDLHKLWRARDPKQYHLEYGYSCMGYEIAAGLGVKLAAPDRDVYVLAGDGSYLMMAQEIATAVQEGIRLTILVLDNHGFASIGALSESVGAQGFATEYRYRTECSDRLDGPPVQVDFAANAASLGAHVWRAESRDAIREALQAAKATEEGVTAIVIPVDRHAQVGGPPVWWDVPVAETSTLASVQEARARYVAARAQRRFYL
- a CDS encoding LacI family DNA-binding transcriptional regulator, translating into MATIFDVAKRARVSTATVSAVLNHTAYVSPALKARVTGAVHELNYQPNLVARSLARQRTQTLGMIALNIANPFWPAVVRGVEDGARSRRYELLLANSDDDPEKEAQSLRLFLAKRVDGILLTKARGRIPVDVAEQIKTLGVPLVQLMRFGMGLRSDVVTVDEEGGAYEAVAHLVRLGYRRIAMLNGPQVSTSRRRFVGYKEALEAGGLAVDPDLVVSGDFRVEAGYDAGITLLKRKPDAVFVANYMSAVGFMAALRQYQIRCPDDIGLVTCDDHPWLEAFSPRLTTINLPKYEIGQAAAELLINTLDPPEGQKRLRGFKTVVLKTSLLIRESCGYHLRAGRGAKPGR